The DNA segment CTTCGAGGTGCCGATGGGGCCGCCAAGCCTGCCGGGGATGCGCCTCGAAGGCGCGCTCCTGTCGGCCAGCCGTGAGGCGGGCGTGCGGTTCACGACCGGCAATCCGGTGGTGGACTACGAGACGGCGGACGACAGGGAGGGGACCGACCCGGACGGCCGCGTCGCGGCCGTCCGGGTCGAGCGCAACGGCGCGGCCATCCCGTTCCACGCCGACCAGTTCGTGCTGGCGACCGGCGGCCTCGTCGGCAAGGGTATCGATTCGGACCGCGAGGGCGTCGCGGAACCGATATTCGACTGCCGCGTGGCCCACCCGAGCGACCGGTACGACTGGTTCGCCGACGACGCCTTCGGCGACCATCCGTTCGCCCGGTTCGGGGTGGACGTCGACGACGACCTCCGACCCCTCGATTCGGCCGGAGACGCGGAGTTTGCGAACCTGCGCGCCGCCGGGGCGGTCCTCGGCGGCTACGACCTCGCCGCGGAGAAGTCCGGGTCGGGCGTCTCGCTCGCCACCGGGCGGGCGGCCGGACTGGCCGCGGCGCGGGAGGTGACGAACTACTCATGAGTGACGCAGAACAGCCGATAGACCCGAACGACGCGAACGACGTGCGCGAAGAGGAGACGGTCGCGAACGACGAGTTCGAACCGGTGCAGGTGTTCCCCGAGAGCGAGGAGATGGACCTCCGGCCGGGGAGCGACGACTGCTACAAGTGTTCGACCTGCGACACCGAGTGTCCGGTCGCACAGGTCGACGACGACTTCCCCGGACCGAAGTTCCAGGGTCCCGAGCAGTGGCGGCTCAAGCGCAAGGAGGACCAGGACATCGACGATTCGGTGATGTCGTGTTCGAACTGCATGCGCTGTGACTCGGCGTGTCCCTCCGACGTGCCGCTGAGCCAGATGCACAACACCGCCCGCGGGGAGTACGTCGAAACCCAGATGGACAAACTCTCGCGGGAGTACGTCCGCAACCGCATCCTGGCGAACTACCGGACGATGGCCGAGTTGGGCAGTAAGGTGCCGCGGCTCACCAACTTCGTGATGGGCCTGGACGTGACGAAGTGGTTCAACGAGACGGTGCTGGGCATCACGTCCGAGCGGGAGTTCCCCGAGTTCGCCGAGGAGACGTTTCGAGAGTGGTGGCGCGACCGCGGAGGCCCCGGGGTCCGCTCGGAGGACAAGCGCGTCGCGTACTTCCACGGCTGTTACTCGAACTACAACACCCCCGAAGTCGGCAAGGCGATGGTCGAGGTCTTCGAGGCGTTCGGCTACGAGGTCGTCGTCCCGAAACAGCGCTGTTCGGGCACGCCGATGTTCGCCAACGGGATGCTGGAAGACGCCAAGCGCGCGGCGGGCATCAACGTCGAGAACTTCTCGGGGCTAATCGAGGAGGGCTACGACGTCATCGCCTCCTGCACGTCGTGTTCGATGTCGCTCCGCCAGGAGTACCCCGAACTGTTCAGCTACGACGGGACCGCGAGCGTCGCGGCCCACACCTACGAGGCCCTGGAGTACCTCCGCGTCCACGAGGACCTCGAAGGCGCGCTGGCTGAGAGCGAAGTCGACGCCGGGGAATTCGCCTATCACGCGCCCTGTCACGCCCGTAACCAGGGCCTCGACGGGCAGGCTGTCGAGTTGCTCGACCACCTCGACGGCGCGGACGCCGAGGACGTCGGGCCGTCGTGTTCGGGCATCTCGGGCACCTACGGCTGGAAGGACGAGAAGTACGAGACGTCGATGAAGATCGGGGCGGAGATGTTCGAACACATGGAGGCGGCCGACGCCGAGACGGGGATGACCGAGTGTCCGACCTGCGCGATGCAGATGGAACACGGTACCGGCTACGAGATCCGCCACCCGCTCGAAGTGCTGGCCGACGCGCTGGTCGACGAGAGGAGCGACTGAGGAGCCATGAACCTCGAAGAGCGAATCGCGCGACGACAGACCACGCGGGACGACGACCTGGTCGTCGACCGGAACGTGCTGAACCCCGCGGTCCACCTGCCGGA comes from the Halorussus vallis genome and includes:
- a CDS encoding anaerobic glycerol-3-phosphate dehydrogenase subunit C — protein: MSDAEQPIDPNDANDVREEETVANDEFEPVQVFPESEEMDLRPGSDDCYKCSTCDTECPVAQVDDDFPGPKFQGPEQWRLKRKEDQDIDDSVMSCSNCMRCDSACPSDVPLSQMHNTARGEYVETQMDKLSREYVRNRILANYRTMAELGSKVPRLTNFVMGLDVTKWFNETVLGITSEREFPEFAEETFREWWRDRGGPGVRSEDKRVAYFHGCYSNYNTPEVGKAMVEVFEAFGYEVVVPKQRCSGTPMFANGMLEDAKRAAGINVENFSGLIEEGYDVIASCTSCSMSLRQEYPELFSYDGTASVAAHTYEALEYLRVHEDLEGALAESEVDAGEFAYHAPCHARNQGLDGQAVELLDHLDGADAEDVGPSCSGISGTYGWKDEKYETSMKIGAEMFEHMEAADAETGMTECPTCAMQMEHGTGYEIRHPLEVLADALVDERSD